In Streptomyces durocortorensis, a genomic segment contains:
- a CDS encoding anthrone oxygenase family protein, whose translation MRGLQTGALLAATLSTGLMAGLFAAFAYGVMPGLARSSDRTLIETMQTINMAILNPVFILPFLGSIPLLGLSVYLARQGHGRLALSWLVAALVLYVVAFLVTLGASAPLNLQLANAGAPDDIKDLAAVRASFETKWVIWNIVRALLHTAAFVCLLWALVVYGGQRSQETGGLDTPDRPTSVHPSAEGTRT comes from the coding sequence ATGAGAGGCCTCCAGACCGGCGCTCTGCTCGCCGCCACTCTCTCCACCGGACTGATGGCCGGACTGTTCGCGGCCTTCGCCTACGGGGTCATGCCCGGCCTGGCCAGGTCGTCCGACCGCACGCTCATCGAGACGATGCAGACCATCAACATGGCCATCCTCAACCCGGTCTTCATCCTCCCCTTCCTCGGATCGATCCCCCTACTCGGCCTGTCCGTGTATCTGGCCCGCCAGGGCCACGGCCGACTCGCGCTGTCCTGGCTGGTCGCAGCCCTGGTCCTGTACGTGGTGGCGTTCCTGGTCACCCTCGGCGCCAGCGCCCCCCTGAACCTCCAGCTCGCGAACGCGGGCGCCCCCGACGACATCAAGGACCTGGCCGCCGTCCGCGCGAGCTTCGAGACGAAGTGGGTGATCTGGAACATCGTCCGCGCTCTCCTCCACACCGCGGCGTTCGTCTGCCTGCTCTGGGCGCTGGTCGTGTACGGAGGCCAGCGGTCGCAGGAGACCGGCGGCCTCGACACACCCGACCGCCCGACCAGCGTCCACCCGAGCGCGGAGGGAACCCGGACGTGA
- a CDS encoding acyl-CoA thioesterase yields the protein MENPFSVRIQARAYELDRQGHLNQAVYMQYAEHARWQFLQAAGLTPDVLGEAGIGPVLLKATIRFQRELRAGDEVDVGCAITGGQGKLLELTQRFHTPDGISVARVEGVIGLLDLETRRLLPDPGSKLRELAKHPDLLGPAT from the coding sequence ATGGAGAATCCGTTCAGCGTCCGTATCCAGGCACGGGCCTACGAGCTCGACCGGCAGGGCCACCTCAACCAGGCCGTGTACATGCAGTACGCGGAGCACGCCCGCTGGCAGTTCCTGCAAGCCGCCGGCCTCACCCCGGACGTCCTGGGTGAGGCCGGCATCGGCCCCGTACTCCTGAAGGCCACCATCCGGTTCCAGCGCGAGCTGCGGGCCGGGGACGAGGTCGACGTGGGCTGCGCCATCACCGGTGGGCAGGGCAAGCTCCTCGAACTCACGCAGCGCTTCCACACCCCCGACGGAATCTCCGTCGCCCGGGTCGAGGGAGTGATCGGCCTGCTCGACCTGGAAACGCGCCGCCTGCTTCCCGACCCGGGCAGCAAGCTGCGCGAACTGGCCAAGCATCCCGACCTGCTCGGGCCGGCCACCTGA
- a CDS encoding dihydrofolate reductase family protein: MAQLLRVQNFTVSSDGIAAGEDQTLERPFGHVDPGRLFSWAGATASWPMRSDSGGSRGLDDYFTRDFARDIGAEIMGRNKFGPQRGPWENHEWRGWWGEEPPFHTPVFVMTHHERPSFTLSDTTFHFVGGDPAEVLDRAREAAGDKDVRLGGGVTTIREFLDAGLVDTLHVAVSPVKLGTGLRLWDSPEELLDRYHLEAVPSPSGVTHHLFWRR, translated from the coding sequence ATGGCCCAGCTGCTGAGAGTCCAGAACTTCACGGTTTCGAGCGATGGGATCGCGGCCGGTGAGGACCAGACGCTGGAGCGGCCGTTCGGCCACGTCGACCCCGGCCGGCTCTTCTCCTGGGCGGGCGCCACGGCGAGCTGGCCGATGCGGTCGGATTCCGGTGGCAGCCGCGGCCTGGACGACTACTTCACGCGCGACTTCGCCCGCGACATCGGGGCGGAGATCATGGGCCGCAACAAGTTCGGGCCGCAGCGCGGCCCTTGGGAGAACCACGAGTGGCGCGGCTGGTGGGGCGAGGAACCCCCCTTCCACACCCCGGTGTTCGTCATGACCCACCACGAGCGTCCGTCGTTCACGCTGTCCGACACGACGTTCCACTTCGTGGGCGGCGACCCGGCCGAGGTCCTGGACCGGGCGCGCGAAGCGGCGGGTGACAAGGACGTCCGGCTCGGCGGGGGCGTCACCACGATCCGCGAGTTCCTCGACGCCGGTCTGGTGGACACCCTGCACGTGGCGGTCTCCCCGGTGAAGCTGGGGACCGGGCTCCGCCTCTGGGATTCGCCCGAGGAACTGCTGGACCGCTACCACCTGGAGGCCGTACCGAGCCCGAGCGGGGTGACGCACCACCTGTTCTGGCGAAGGTGA
- a CDS encoding 4'-phosphopantetheinyl transferase family protein, giving the protein MIPLASPPYDGHRLAAPRVPGVMTVMGRVHPPDGAEAPAEDTWRAVLSHDELRRADAFTLDTDRQAFQYTRWLLRTELSRRAPVAPGEWEFVFSPIGKPAIHPRFASDIEFSLSHSGGVCLIGLTRGRTVGVDVQICDALDDPESIRRLVTKCLSPEERAALEPLAGRKRRDAVVQLWAVKEAYAKAVGLGVRLPFRQIALGPDGRGGLALRPTSHVPDPAHWTCHAPQAPPGFRIGVCVAAPAAPTATARNQ; this is encoded by the coding sequence GTGATCCCGCTCGCCTCCCCGCCGTATGACGGCCACCGGCTCGCCGCCCCCCGCGTCCCGGGAGTGATGACCGTGATGGGCCGGGTTCACCCTCCGGACGGCGCGGAGGCCCCCGCCGAGGACACCTGGCGGGCCGTGCTGTCGCACGACGAACTGCGCCGGGCCGACGCCTTCACTCTCGACACGGACCGGCAGGCGTTCCAGTACACCCGGTGGCTGCTGCGTACCGAGCTTTCCCGGCGTGCCCCCGTCGCGCCGGGGGAGTGGGAGTTCGTCTTCTCACCGATCGGCAAACCCGCGATCCACCCCCGGTTCGCGTCGGACATCGAGTTCAGCCTGTCGCACTCGGGCGGCGTGTGCCTGATCGGTCTCACCCGCGGTCGGACGGTCGGCGTCGACGTCCAGATCTGCGATGCCCTGGACGACCCGGAAAGTATCCGGCGCCTCGTCACGAAATGCCTCTCACCGGAGGAACGCGCCGCCCTGGAACCACTGGCCGGCCGCAAGCGGCGGGACGCCGTCGTACAGCTGTGGGCGGTGAAGGAGGCGTACGCCAAGGCGGTCGGCCTCGGCGTACGCCTGCCGTTCCGGCAGATCGCCCTGGGCCCGGACGGCCGCGGCGGACTCGCACTGCGCCCGACCTCGCACGTCCCCGACCCCGCCCACTGGACCTGCCACGCACCGCAGGCGCCGCCGGGCTTCCGCATCGGCGTCTGCGTGGCAGCCCCCGCGGCACCCACGGCGACGGCCCGGAACCAGTGA
- a CDS encoding YybH family protein: MPAQRPEDIPGLIAAAFNANDAQAMLDLFEPDGILVTPPDGTHEVGLEAVAASLKKMFGVITGADITVTSVLRSGGIAMTHADWHLVGTDETGTPVDLRGKGTVVSREQPDGTWRILFDDPVGA, encoded by the coding sequence ATGCCGGCACAGCGCCCGGAAGACATACCCGGCCTCATCGCCGCGGCCTTCAACGCCAACGACGCACAGGCCATGCTGGACCTGTTCGAGCCGGACGGCATTCTCGTCACCCCGCCGGACGGCACCCATGAGGTGGGGCTCGAAGCCGTCGCCGCCTCCCTCAAGAAGATGTTCGGCGTCATCACGGGAGCCGACATCACCGTGACCAGCGTGCTGCGATCCGGCGGCATCGCGATGACGCACGCCGACTGGCACCTCGTGGGGACGGACGAGACCGGCACGCCGGTCGACCTCCGGGGAAAGGGCACCGTGGTCTCCCGCGAGCAGCCCGACGGCACCTGGCGGATCCTCTTCGACGATCCGGTCGGGGCCTGA
- a CDS encoding cation:proton antiporter regulatory subunit, producing MGTRRTSLPGVGAQYDFTTETGQHISVVVHHDGRRFIGFYEQDDPDSCQLSVPLSTDEATALAHLIDPAPIDAVRTKGIDLVTEHIPLGSRSPYGGRLLGETRARTRTGASIVAVLRTHSAHPSPEPDFRLAIGDTLVAVGTREGVDALSEIIAEG from the coding sequence ATGGGAACCCGCCGCACGTCCCTGCCCGGAGTGGGTGCTCAGTACGACTTCACGACCGAGACGGGGCAGCACATCTCGGTCGTCGTGCACCACGACGGACGCCGGTTCATCGGTTTCTATGAACAGGACGACCCCGATTCGTGCCAGCTCTCGGTCCCCCTGTCGACGGACGAGGCCACCGCCCTCGCGCACCTCATCGACCCGGCGCCCATCGACGCCGTACGGACCAAGGGCATCGACCTCGTCACCGAGCACATCCCCCTCGGGTCCCGTTCGCCGTACGGCGGGCGGCTGCTCGGGGAGACCAGGGCGCGGACGCGGACCGGGGCGTCCATCGTGGCGGTGCTGCGCACGCACAGCGCGCACCCGTCGCCGGAACCGGATTTTCGACTGGCCATCGGGGACACACTCGTCGCCGTCGGTACGCGTGAGGGCGTCGACGCGCTCTCCGAGATCATTGCGGAGGGCTGA